A portion of the Acidobacteriota bacterium genome contains these proteins:
- a CDS encoding NCS2 family permease, translating to MTNVLERVFELSENNTTIRTEIAAGVTTFLTMAYIIFVNPKILSEAGVPFSGALFATCIAAAVGSLMMGLIANYPFALAPGMGLNAYFTYSVVKVMGYDWRVALGAVFISGVVFLILTMARIRAMIVDAIPMTMKTAVAAGIGLFIAFIGLKNAGIIVASPNTYVTLGHIISKPVLLSLGGLLVTGVLLARGFKSAIIIGILAVTVAAIAFKLAPLPKGIVQLPDWRSTFLQLDIRGALKLGLFDVVFVFLFVDLFDTIGSLMGLGRQAGYLSADGKMPRVNRALFADAIATIVGSLFGTSTVVTYIESATGVSEGGRTGLTASVVAVLFLLAAFFSPIAGAIPAIATAPALIIVGALMISAVKAIDWDDITEAIPAFLTILAMPLTFSIANGLALGFIFYPLLKVLTGRWREASPLVYVLAVLFVLRYVYLSAE from the coding sequence ATGACCAATGTTCTCGAACGAGTTTTCGAGCTCAGCGAAAACAACACGACCATTCGCACGGAAATCGCCGCCGGAGTCACGACGTTTCTGACGATGGCCTACATCATCTTCGTCAATCCAAAGATTCTCAGCGAAGCGGGCGTGCCGTTTTCAGGCGCGCTGTTTGCCACGTGCATCGCGGCGGCAGTTGGTTCGCTGATGATGGGATTGATCGCCAATTATCCGTTCGCGCTCGCGCCGGGAATGGGGCTGAATGCGTATTTCACGTATTCGGTTGTCAAGGTGATGGGGTACGACTGGCGCGTGGCGCTCGGCGCGGTGTTCATTTCCGGCGTGGTCTTTCTGATTCTGACGATGGCACGCATTCGAGCGATGATTGTGGACGCCATTCCGATGACGATGAAAACCGCCGTCGCCGCTGGCATTGGGTTGTTCATTGCTTTTATCGGGTTGAAGAACGCCGGAATTATCGTCGCCTCACCGAACACATACGTCACACTTGGCCACATCATTTCCAAACCGGTGTTGCTGTCGTTGGGAGGGTTACTGGTGACAGGCGTGTTGCTGGCGCGCGGATTCAAATCGGCGATCATCATCGGGATTCTGGCCGTGACGGTGGCGGCCATTGCGTTCAAGTTGGCTCCGCTTCCGAAGGGAATTGTTCAACTGCCGGATTGGCGCTCGACGTTTCTGCAACTGGATATTCGCGGCGCCTTGAAGCTCGGCTTGTTCGATGTTGTGTTCGTGTTTCTATTCGTGGATTTGTTCGACACGATTGGCTCGCTGATGGGCTTGGGACGCCAAGCCGGATATTTGTCCGCTGACGGTAAAATGCCGCGCGTCAATCGCGCGCTGTTTGCCGATGCGATTGCGACAATTGTCGGTTCGCTGTTTGGAACCTCGACGGTGGTGACATACATCGAAAGCGCCACCGGCGTCAGCGAAGGCGGACGCACCGGATTGACCGCAAGTGTTGTTGCCGTGTTGTTTTTGCTGGCGGCATTCTTTTCGCCGATTGCCGGAGCCATTCCGGCGATTGCGACGGCTCCGGCGTTGATCATCGTCGGCGCGCTGATGATCAGCGCCGTCAAAGCCATTGACTGGGACGACATCACCGAAGCCATTCCCGCGTTTCTGACCATTTTGGCCATGCCACTGACCTTTTCCATCGCCAACGGCCTGGCGCTGGGCTTTATTTTTTACCCGCTGTTGAAGGTATTGACCGGACGTTGGCGCGAAGCCAGTCCGCTGGTCTACGTGCTGGCTGTGCTGTTTGTGCTACGGTACGTGTATTTGAGCGCAGAGTGA
- a CDS encoding penicillin acylase family protein, with protein MKRFSLVRVSLFVLFVFAAEGQFLPNSQAKDTAKTSLEKIAHSITIYRDKWGVPHVYGPTDYSVMFGFMYAQAEDNFWQIEDSYIQAIGRAAEAYGENAVLSANAGRPLESDLINRQLEINRLAQEDYAKLSKQAKDICDATADGLNYFLEKNPQVKPILITKFEPWHLLAFNRFAQYQLFIFRRLGLRPNELRASVQEVGAKTSVVAEPELEKTDFIAATPMEMFFNDPNAAAQIGSNTWAIAPKKSATGKAMLLVNPHQPFFGPGQWIEGHVHSDSGWNMSGASFPGSPFPTLGHNDNLGWSHTVNAPDVIDAWEEKFDDTSHPLNYKYGNGYKSATEWSETIKVKTDTGIVERTFKMRKTHHGPVMAVRDGKPLAVRMAAWENAGGALEQRYLMSKAKNLKEFKAAMSHLAVPMFNTMYADREGNIFYIYYGAVPKRDPKYDWSKFVEGSDPGTEWQGYHSLEELPQILNPASGFAQNCNATPLLASGEEFGKDGNPDGAKFPAYMVTEKDNPRSRISRRVLSERPKFTYEDWTKAAYDTRVIEAERLIPQLTTEFDKFKAADPAKAEKLAEVIAMLKGWNGVSTIDSVPMTVFTLYAYTRIQPQAQQLTKGRPYPEVDVLDYVVNDLTKKLGTWKVKWGDLMRIQRVQTSGVLEPFSDAKPSLPVAGGPGDPVGIVFNFYAPEARGQKHRYGIAGHSFFSVIEFGAKPQARSVLQFGQSADPKSKHYFDQAELYSKMQFKPAWFALEEIKANLETSYHPGEKAAAASASAK; from the coding sequence ATGAAAAGATTCAGTCTCGTCCGCGTCTCGCTATTTGTGCTTTTTGTTTTTGCGGCCGAAGGGCAATTTCTTCCCAATTCCCAAGCCAAAGACACTGCAAAAACTTCGCTGGAAAAAATCGCCCACTCCATCACCATTTACCGCGACAAATGGGGCGTGCCGCACGTTTACGGCCCGACGGATTACAGCGTGATGTTCGGCTTTATGTATGCCCAGGCCGAGGACAATTTCTGGCAAATCGAAGACAGCTACATTCAGGCGATTGGCCGCGCCGCCGAAGCTTATGGCGAAAACGCCGTGCTTTCGGCCAACGCCGGACGACCGCTGGAATCCGACCTGATCAACCGGCAGTTGGAAATTAACCGGTTGGCACAAGAGGATTACGCCAAGCTGAGCAAACAGGCCAAAGACATTTGTGATGCGACGGCGGATGGATTGAATTACTTTCTGGAAAAGAACCCGCAGGTCAAACCCATTCTGATCACCAAATTCGAGCCGTGGCATTTGCTGGCGTTCAATCGCTTTGCGCAATACCAGCTTTTCATTTTTCGCCGGTTGGGATTGCGCCCGAATGAATTGCGCGCTTCGGTGCAGGAAGTTGGCGCGAAAACTTCCGTGGTGGCGGAACCCGAACTGGAAAAGACGGACTTTATCGCCGCCACGCCGATGGAGATGTTTTTCAATGATCCGAATGCCGCAGCGCAAATCGGTTCTAACACCTGGGCCATTGCGCCGAAGAAATCCGCCACCGGCAAAGCCATGTTGTTGGTCAATCCGCACCAGCCCTTCTTTGGTCCCGGCCAGTGGATCGAAGGCCACGTTCACAGCGACAGCGGCTGGAACATGTCCGGCGCTTCGTTTCCAGGCTCGCCCTTCCCTACGCTCGGTCACAACGACAATCTGGGTTGGAGCCATACGGTCAATGCGCCGGACGTGATTGATGCATGGGAAGAAAAATTCGACGACACAAGCCATCCACTGAATTACAAATACGGCAACGGTTACAAGTCTGCGACCGAATGGAGCGAAACCATTAAGGTAAAAACCGATACTGGAATCGTCGAGCGAACATTCAAAATGCGCAAAACGCATCATGGCCCAGTGATGGCTGTGCGCGATGGCAAACCGCTGGCGGTCAGAATGGCGGCGTGGGAAAACGCTGGAGGCGCTCTGGAACAACGCTACCTGATGTCCAAAGCGAAAAACCTGAAGGAATTCAAAGCGGCAATGTCGCACCTGGCTGTGCCGATGTTCAACACGATGTACGCTGACCGTGAAGGCAACATCTTTTACATCTACTACGGCGCAGTGCCGAAACGCGATCCCAAATACGATTGGTCGAAATTCGTGGAGGGAAGCGATCCGGGCACGGAATGGCAGGGGTATCACTCGTTGGAGGAGTTGCCACAAATCCTGAATCCGGCTTCCGGCTTTGCCCAGAACTGTAACGCCACGCCGCTGCTGGCTTCAGGCGAAGAATTCGGCAAAGACGGCAATCCTGACGGCGCGAAGTTCCCTGCGTATATGGTCACGGAAAAGGACAATCCGCGCTCAAGAATTTCACGCCGCGTGTTGAGCGAACGCCCCAAATTTACTTACGAAGATTGGACGAAAGCCGCCTACGACACACGTGTCATTGAAGCCGAACGATTGATTCCGCAACTCACCACCGAATTTGACAAGTTCAAAGCCGCCGATCCCGCCAAAGCCGAAAAGCTGGCGGAAGTCATTGCGATGTTGAAGGGCTGGAACGGCGTCAGCACCATTGATTCCGTGCCGATGACTGTGTTCACGCTCTACGCTTACACGCGCATTCAGCCGCAAGCGCAACAACTGACCAAAGGGCGCCCGTATCCGGAAGTGGATGTTTTGGATTATGTCGTCAACGATCTGACCAAGAAATTAGGCACGTGGAAGGTGAAATGGGGCGACCTGATGCGCATTCAGCGCGTCCAGACCAGCGGCGTGCTGGAACCGTTTAGCGATGCCAAACCCAGCTTGCCGGTGGCGGGCGGCCCAGGCGATCCGGTTGGAATTGTGTTTAACTTTTACGCGCCGGAAGCGCGCGGGCAAAAACACCGTTACGGCATTGCGGGACATTCGTTTTTCAGCGTCATCGAATTCGGCGCAAAACCGCAGGCGCGCTCCGTGTTGCAATTCGGACAGAGCGCCGACCCGAAATCGAAACACTATTTCGACCAGGCCGAGTTGTATTCCAAGATGCAGTTCAAACCAGCATGGTTCGCGCTGGAAGAGATCAAAGCCAATCTGGAAACGTCGTACCATCCTGGCGAAAAAGCCGCGGCGGCCAGCGCTTCGGCAAAATAA
- a CDS encoding c-type cytochrome — protein MTRFTRKSIFIVFVAVALILMATTMTRSTDAAYFQSAKSLFAQKCAVCHGNDGAGNTAKGKEVKARNWKTDAEVKKMTDAKMLEIVSKGKGKMEAYEKSLGKDKVQMLVTYSKELMGK, from the coding sequence ATGACCAGATTCACGAGAAAAAGTATCTTTATTGTATTTGTGGCAGTGGCGTTGATCCTTATGGCAACCACCATGACTCGCTCAACGGATGCTGCCTATTTCCAAAGCGCCAAATCGCTCTTTGCCCAAAAGTGCGCCGTCTGCCATGGCAATGATGGAGCCGGCAACACCGCCAAAGGCAAAGAAGTCAAAGCCAGAAATTGGAAAACTGACGCGGAAGTCAAAAAGATGACGGATGCCAAGATGTTGGAAATCGTCTCGAAGGGCAAAGGGAAGATGGAAGCGTACGAAAAATCACTCGGTAAAGATAAGGTGCAAATGCTCGTCACTTACAGCAAGGAATTGATGGGCAAATAA
- a CDS encoding lamin tail domain-containing protein, translating into MKTLPLTIRFRYCRAVWLRVGATACVLIVLIPGLIRLAKMSHAAGGAPEIVINQIYGGGGSSNTTYKNDFVELFNRGAMTTSLVGWSLQYASANSGAWQKVDLSGSIAPGQYYLIQLSPGATGAKNVPAPDAFGSIGIDATAGRVALLNNNLYLTNAPNSICPSVESEASIVDFVAYGSATCYQGSGPAPSTGNASAVIRRDDGCRNIRNNSADFITAPPAPRNSATPLHTCNGITSPSADLVVTTQTSGAAVPPRGVVSFLITVMNAGPSEARNVVVTDAVPAGFTEIGGGPVIGNSIEFPTIPALAAGENVSFAITARAPEVAGKYFNRAVANSDSFDPNPASNTSVKGIRVVAGAFFEQQDTLLTLTSTGQCSNSYTVETVIKNSGVTAQQDNTGAEFLAKLSPGIIAPVGSCSATKGRCRTSGLSGESTVQWDGDVEVGEEVTITYFIQVESTKKEVTEFCVEENLSFDSNNDGRNDAVTTVSACDAYNSVCDTYPPTEPAIPPSTPVSSQKAGSILFFNLYASKATSPDKENTRINITNTAEKEVTLHQFFVSGDSCTISDNFLCMTGSQTTSFMISDIDPDVTGYLIVVAVDDLTGCPINFNYLIGDEYVALLSGHSANLGAEAFAAVNKEPCACDENALSINLTFDGEKYNQAPRAMIAGNLPSFADNNFTLVILNRVGGNLFEQVDGIGDFSGWLFDDQERALSFVASGGCQFRQTVSPTFPRTAPRFSQFVPSGHTGWMKFVAGDNAAILGSMIVLNTGNPTLPNAFSGGRNLHKATFAPLAAYKMPVFPPHC; encoded by the coding sequence ATGAAGACGCTGCCCCTCACGATTCGTTTTCGATATTGCCGCGCTGTTTGGTTGCGTGTCGGCGCAACGGCGTGCGTCTTGATCGTTTTAATTCCTGGATTGATTCGCTTGGCCAAAATGTCCCACGCTGCCGGCGGCGCCCCTGAAATCGTCATCAACCAGATTTATGGCGGAGGCGGGAGTAGCAATACGACCTACAAAAATGATTTTGTTGAATTATTCAATCGTGGAGCTATGACCACGAGTCTGGTCGGCTGGTCGTTGCAATACGCCAGCGCTAACAGCGGAGCCTGGCAAAAAGTTGATCTGTCCGGTTCGATTGCACCGGGGCAGTATTACCTGATCCAACTTTCTCCGGGCGCAACGGGGGCGAAAAATGTGCCCGCGCCAGATGCTTTCGGTTCAATCGGAATTGATGCGACGGCGGGCAGAGTCGCTTTGCTCAACAACAATCTTTACCTCACGAACGCTCCCAACAGCATTTGCCCATCGGTTGAATCAGAAGCCTCCATCGTGGATTTTGTCGCCTACGGCAGTGCAACCTGTTATCAAGGCAGTGGGCCAGCACCTTCGACGGGAAATGCTTCGGCGGTGATCCGGCGAGACGATGGTTGCCGGAATATACGTAACAACAGCGCCGATTTCATCACCGCGCCGCCAGCACCGCGCAATAGCGCAACGCCACTTCATACTTGCAACGGAATAACTTCACCCAGCGCGGACTTGGTTGTGACCACGCAAACGTCCGGCGCTGCGGTTCCACCACGGGGCGTCGTTTCGTTCCTGATTACGGTGATGAATGCCGGACCTTCGGAGGCGAGAAATGTGGTCGTCACTGATGCCGTGCCTGCGGGCTTCACGGAAATCGGCGGCGGGCCGGTCATTGGCAACAGCATCGAATTCCCGACGATTCCCGCGCTGGCGGCGGGTGAAAACGTGAGTTTCGCGATCACTGCGCGAGCGCCGGAGGTTGCCGGAAAATACTTCAATCGAGCCGTGGCGAATTCCGATAGCTTCGATCCGAACCCGGCAAGCAACACATCCGTGAAGGGGATTCGCGTTGTCGCGGGAGCTTTCTTTGAACAGCAGGACACGCTTTTGACCCTTACCAGCACTGGTCAATGCAGCAATAGCTACACGGTAGAAACTGTCATCAAAAACTCCGGCGTGACCGCACAACAGGACAACACCGGAGCGGAATTTCTGGCCAAACTATCGCCAGGAATTATTGCGCCTGTCGGGTCGTGTTCTGCCACAAAAGGACGTTGTCGCACCAGCGGGCTTTCGGGAGAGAGTACGGTTCAATGGGACGGCGATGTCGAAGTCGGCGAGGAAGTGACCATCACGTATTTCATCCAGGTCGAAAGTACGAAAAAGGAGGTAACAGAATTTTGCGTCGAAGAAAATCTTTCTTTTGACTCCAACAACGATGGTCGTAATGATGCTGTGACAACGGTCAGCGCCTGCGATGCCTACAATTCCGTTTGTGACACGTATCCGCCCACGGAGCCGGCCATACCCCCATCAACGCCGGTCAGTTCCCAAAAAGCAGGCTCCATATTGTTTTTCAATTTGTATGCTTCCAAAGCCACCTCACCGGACAAGGAAAACACGCGCATCAACATCACCAACACGGCTGAGAAAGAAGTCACCCTGCATCAGTTTTTCGTGTCCGGAGACAGTTGCACCATCAGCGACAATTTTCTGTGTATGACCGGCAGCCAAACCACCAGCTTTATGATTTCGGATATTGATCCGGATGTGACAGGGTATTTGATCGTGGTGGCAGTGGATGACCTGACTGGGTGTCCGATCAATTTCAACTATCTGATCGGAGATGAATATGTTGCGTTGCTGAGCGGGCATTCGGCCAATTTAGGCGCGGAAGCATTTGCCGCCGTCAACAAAGAACCCTGTGCCTGCGACGAAAACGCATTGTCAATCAATCTGACGTTCGATGGCGAAAAGTATAACCAGGCGCCGCGCGCAATGATTGCCGGCAATCTGCCCAGTTTCGCCGACAACAATTTCACTTTGGTGATTCTCAACCGGGTCGGCGGGAATTTGTTTGAACAAGTAGACGGAATCGGCGATTTCAGCGGATGGTTGTTTGATGATCAGGAACGGGCTTTGAGCTTTGTGGCCAGCGGCGGCTGTCAGTTTCGTCAAACGGTTTCGCCGACATTTCCACGCACAGCGCCGCGCTTTTCGCAGTTTGTGCCGAGCGGCCACACGGGATGGATGAAGTTCGTCGCTGGCGACAATGCGGCAATTCTTGGCTCAATGATTGTGCTGAATACGGGAAATCCAACGTTACCGAACGCATTTAGCGGCGGGCGAAATTTACACAAAGCGACGTTCGCTCCGCTTGCGGCTTACAAAATGCCTGTCTTTCCGCCTCATTGCTGA
- a CDS encoding formate--tetrahydrofolate ligase, which produces MLPIKRIAEKLNIPNDYLVYYGQHMAKLKMELLTEWKSPKQAKFIMVTAMTPTSHGEGKTVVSIGLAQAIERHGKRPIVTLREPSLGPVFGLKGGATGGGKSQVLPAERINLHFTGDFHAMTTAHNLLAAAIDSHLHHGNELRFDVDNIFWPRTMDMNDRALRHIIVGLGGKMNGVPRETGFVITAASEVMAIMGLAKSREDLRRRLDEIVLGYNLDGQMIRAKDLHVTGALMVLLNEAIMPNLAQTTEGTPAFVHTGPFANIAHGTSSVISQKMAMKLADYVINESGFGADLGAEKYFDLVMPKSGLKPSAAVLIATARALAAHGGSADFPDDTSLNNLRRGLANLAKHLENLRKYKVPVVVAINRFTTDTDEEVAAIKEFCREAKVESAIVEVYTKGGEGAMELAAKVMAVADTSDAETVTSLYPAELGLEEKVERVAKEIYGAGSVYFDSEARKKLKKFAALGFSQLPVCIAKTPSSLSDNPKVLGAPKGWTMTATDAHLSAGAGFVVVVAGSMMLMPGLPKVPQAAKLDVDDRGEIIGMNY; this is translated from the coding sequence ATGCTCCCAATTAAACGAATCGCTGAAAAACTGAATATCCCAAATGATTATCTGGTGTATTACGGCCAGCACATGGCCAAGCTGAAAATGGAATTGTTGACCGAATGGAAATCGCCGAAACAGGCCAAATTTATTATGGTGACCGCGATGACACCGACCAGCCACGGCGAAGGCAAAACCGTCGTTTCCATCGGGCTGGCGCAGGCGATCGAGCGCCACGGCAAACGTCCGATTGTAACGTTGCGCGAACCGTCGTTGGGGCCAGTGTTCGGATTGAAGGGCGGGGCAACAGGCGGCGGAAAATCGCAAGTGTTGCCCGCAGAGCGCATCAACCTGCATTTCACCGGAGACTTTCACGCTATGACGACTGCGCACAATTTGCTGGCAGCGGCAATTGATTCGCATCTGCATCACGGCAATGAGTTGCGTTTTGATGTGGACAACATCTTCTGGCCGCGCACGATGGATATGAACGACCGCGCATTGCGGCATATCATCGTCGGATTAGGCGGCAAAATGAATGGGGTTCCGCGCGAAACCGGGTTTGTGATCACGGCAGCTTCCGAAGTCATGGCGATTATGGGGCTGGCCAAATCGCGCGAAGATTTGCGTCGCCGACTGGATGAGATCGTTTTGGGGTACAACCTGGACGGACAGATGATTCGCGCAAAGGATTTGCATGTGACCGGCGCGCTGATGGTGTTGCTCAACGAAGCGATCATGCCGAATCTGGCGCAAACGACCGAAGGCACGCCTGCGTTTGTTCACACAGGCCCATTCGCCAACATTGCGCACGGAACCAGCAGTGTCATTTCACAAAAGATGGCGATGAAACTGGCGGATTACGTGATCAATGAGTCCGGTTTTGGAGCCGACCTCGGCGCGGAAAAATACTTCGACCTGGTCATGCCGAAATCCGGCTTGAAACCTTCTGCCGCCGTGTTGATTGCCACAGCCAGAGCCTTGGCCGCGCACGGCGGTTCGGCGGATTTTCCTGATGACACGAGCTTGAACAATTTGCGGCGCGGGTTGGCAAATTTGGCAAAACACCTGGAAAACCTGCGCAAGTACAAAGTTCCGGTCGTGGTCGCCATCAATCGCTTTACCACCGATACGGACGAAGAAGTTGCCGCGATAAAGGAATTTTGCCGCGAAGCCAAAGTCGAGAGCGCCATCGTCGAGGTTTACACCAAAGGCGGTGAGGGCGCGATGGAATTGGCCGCGAAAGTCATGGCCGTTGCCGACACCAGCGATGCGGAAACCGTGACTTCTCTTTACCCGGCGGAATTGGGGTTGGAAGAAAAAGTCGAACGCGTAGCCAAAGAAATCTATGGCGCAGGGTCGGTGTATTTTGATTCCGAAGCCCGCAAGAAGCTGAAGAAATTCGCGGCGCTTGGTTTTAGTCAATTGCCGGTGTGCATTGCCAAAACGCCTTCGTCACTATCGGACAATCCGAAAGTCCTGGGTGCCCCCAAGGGGTGGACGATGACGGCGACCGATGCCCACCTGTCCGCTGGAGCAGGCTTTGTCGTTGTGGTTGCCGGTTCGATGATGTTGATGCCGGGGCTGCCAAAAGTTCCGCAAGCCGCCAAGCTGGATGTGGACGATCGCGGTGAGATCATTGGCATGAATTATTGA
- a CDS encoding NapC/NirT family cytochrome c, with the protein MTGTTTIVVAVILFSVLLIAWLTIRPSITTTRGGKMLAFVALLVFPVLAGGMGVNEHIQHSKTTNFCLSCHVMEDYGKSLHVDDRSYIPAIHYQNHLVPHDNACFTCHTDYTMFGDYKAKLRGLKHVYAYYIGKPMQPLKLYTPYNNRECLHCHLGARGFEESEAHTKEADMMARIKNNQLGCTTSGCHSIVHNISSLKEATFWKEEGK; encoded by the coding sequence ATGACGGGAACAACGACCATAGTTGTGGCTGTTATTCTGTTCAGCGTGTTGCTGATTGCCTGGTTGACCATCCGCCCCTCCATCACCACCACCCGTGGCGGCAAGATGTTGGCTTTTGTGGCGCTGTTGGTCTTTCCGGTTTTGGCCGGAGGCATGGGCGTCAATGAACACATTCAACATTCCAAAACCACCAATTTCTGTTTGTCTTGCCACGTGATGGAAGATTACGGGAAAAGTCTGCACGTAGACGATCGCAGCTATATCCCGGCAATTCACTATCAGAACCATTTGGTTCCGCACGATAACGCCTGTTTTACCTGCCATACGGATTACACGATGTTTGGCGATTACAAAGCCAAACTGCGAGGTTTGAAGCATGTATATGCGTATTACATCGGCAAACCGATGCAGCCGTTGAAATTGTACACGCCTTACAATAACCGCGAATGCCTGCATTGCCATTTGGGTGCACGTGGATTTGAAGAATCGGAAGCCCACACCAAGGAAGCCGATATGATGGCAAGGATCAAGAACAACCAACTCGGTTGCACAACCAGCGGTTGCCACAGTATTGTCCACAACATCAGCAGCTTGAAAGAGGCGACGTTCTGGAAGGAGGAAGGCAAATGA
- a CDS encoding glutathionylspermidine synthase family protein: protein MSGFALVWHADWYSEGMREKAIAEYHELLAGDESLTTELFARLKQGMSANRLLYGNRELGISLRPHFLTRQQYELLRDQSQILVGAFDKLAAAMIAEPLLMNRIGVSDRERFLAGIHPGYSMPAINTRLDAFVQGDQIKFVEYNAENPSSLTDQAGLNQVLFEVRALQLLAERYRLQQFSPVSRLVDSLLTTFKEWGGTGKPNIAILDWADLPTHHEFILLRNYLVGRGIPTIICTPDEIEYSQGRLRRGNFRIDLVYKRIVIHEFLNRYDDEHPLIRAYADRAVCLVNPLRCKLLHKKACFELLTDDANQHWFTSKEQKVIQSCVPWTRRVLDRKTTYRHQNVDWLEHLRRHRTEFILKPNDDYGGHGIFFGDQLSQSEWEQALQQALGGDYIAQERLELQTEEFPVFNESSWTLQPMFVDTNPFLFRGQVHGAMVRLSDSPIVNVTSGGGETGFFVLEES from the coding sequence TTGAGTGGATTCGCCTTGGTGTGGCACGCGGATTGGTATTCAGAAGGCATGCGCGAAAAAGCGATTGCCGAATATCACGAACTGTTGGCTGGCGATGAATCGTTGACCACGGAGTTGTTCGCGCGACTGAAACAGGGAATGAGCGCGAACCGATTGCTGTATGGCAATCGGGAACTGGGAATTTCTCTGCGACCGCATTTTCTAACCCGGCAGCAATATGAATTGCTTCGTGATCAATCCCAGATATTGGTCGGAGCCTTCGATAAATTGGCGGCAGCGATGATCGCGGAACCATTGCTGATGAACCGAATCGGAGTCAGCGACAGGGAACGGTTTCTGGCCGGGATACATCCTGGGTATTCCATGCCGGCCATCAACACGCGATTGGATGCCTTTGTTCAAGGCGACCAGATCAAGTTCGTCGAATACAACGCTGAAAATCCGTCCAGCCTGACAGATCAGGCAGGGTTGAATCAGGTCTTATTTGAAGTTCGCGCCTTGCAATTGCTGGCGGAACGATACCGCTTGCAGCAGTTTTCGCCTGTTTCCAGATTGGTGGATTCGCTGTTGACCACATTCAAAGAATGGGGCGGAACAGGGAAGCCAAATATCGCCATTCTGGATTGGGCTGACCTGCCGACGCATCACGAATTTATCTTGTTGCGAAATTATCTGGTTGGTCGTGGCATTCCGACGATCATTTGCACGCCGGATGAAATCGAATACAGCCAGGGACGATTGCGGCGCGGCAATTTTCGGATTGATCTGGTTTACAAACGGATCGTCATTCACGAATTTCTGAATCGGTATGATGATGAGCACCCGTTGATTCGCGCTTATGCCGATCGCGCCGTGTGCCTGGTCAACCCGCTTCGCTGCAAGCTCCTGCACAAAAAAGCCTGTTTTGAATTGCTGACCGATGATGCCAATCAGCACTGGTTCACAAGCAAAGAACAGAAAGTGATCCAAAGTTGTGTGCCGTGGACGCGGCGCGTCCTGGATCGAAAAACAACCTATCGCCATCAAAACGTGGATTGGCTGGAACATCTTCGACGGCATCGAACCGAATTCATTTTGAAACCGAACGATGATTACGGCGGCCACGGCATTTTCTTTGGCGACCAATTAAGCCAGAGCGAATGGGAACAAGCGCTGCAACAAGCGCTGGGCGGCGATTACATCGCCCAGGAAAGACTGGAACTGCAAACCGAGGAGTTTCCCGTCTTCAACGAAAGCAGTTGGACGCTGCAACCGATGTTCGTGGATACAAACCCGTTTCTGTTTCGCGGCCAGGTTCATGGCGCGATGGTGCGATTGTCGGATTCTCCGATTGTGAATGTGACTTCCGGCGGCGGAGAAACCGGTTTTTTTGTGCTGGAAGAATCGTAA
- a CDS encoding HAD family phosphatase, with the protein MLKAVIFDFNGIIVDDEPLHLELFRRVLGEESIALTDEDYHAKYLGYDDRGCFTAALNDAGRAELASDVMFVAELIKRKANYYYEAIEGRFLLFPGAADLVKTLAANYPLAIASGALRGEIEVVLQRGGIRECFKEIIASEDVTICKPDPEGYNKALAALNALGVDQIHPNECLVIEDSVAGVEAAKRAGMWCLAVTNSYKADELAKADWIVSSLVNCDPEKLFGEKSENPV; encoded by the coding sequence ATGCTGAAAGCCGTAATTTTCGATTTCAACGGAATCATCGTTGATGACGAACCACTGCATCTGGAATTGTTTCGCCGCGTGCTGGGCGAAGAAAGCATCGCGCTAACCGACGAGGATTATCACGCAAAATATCTCGGTTACGACGACCGGGGCTGCTTTACCGCTGCACTAAATGACGCGGGACGGGCAGAGCTTGCTTCTGATGTGATGTTTGTCGCCGAACTAATCAAACGCAAAGCCAATTATTACTACGAAGCTATTGAAGGCCGATTCCTACTATTCCCTGGAGCCGCTGATCTGGTCAAAACGCTGGCGGCAAACTACCCACTGGCGATTGCTTCCGGCGCATTGCGCGGAGAAATCGAAGTCGTGCTGCAACGCGGAGGCATTCGCGAATGCTTCAAGGAAATCATCGCTTCCGAAGATGTGACGATCTGCAAGCCGGATCCGGAAGGGTACAACAAGGCGTTGGCCGCGTTGAATGCGCTTGGCGTTGACCAGATTCATCCAAACGAATGTTTGGTGATCGAAGATTCCGTTGCAGGCGTTGAAGCGGCGAAACGGGCAGGAATGTGGTGTTTGGCAGTAACGAACAGTTACAAGGCCGATGAGTTGGCAAAGGCCGATTGGATTGTTTCCAGTTTGGTAAACTGCGACCCTGAAAAATTATTTGGGGAAAAATCAGAAAATCCGGTTTAG